The following is a genomic window from Gemmatimonadetes bacterium SCN 70-22.
GCGAAGATCTCATCGCCATCCTCGGCGACGAGCACGGCGCCGACCGGGATGACGAAGTCGCGGACGCGCTTCTCCTTCCCGCCCTTCGTCTGCCAGATCTCGATGTGCGGGTGAAGCTTCTTCTCGCGATCCTCGATGATGACGCGCTGGCGCAGCCCGGTGAGCTCGTCCAGCTCCTCGGACACCGACTCGTCCTCCACGATGTCGACGAAGCGGATCGTCCCCTCGACGTCGGCGAGAATGGGGTTGGTGTACGGGTCCCAGGTGAAGATCACCTGCTCCTTCTTCACCTCGTCCTTGTCCTTCACGAACAGGGTCGCGCCCAGCGGGACCGCCAGTCGCGCGGCGATCGCCGCGCTCGGGTCGGCCGACGCGCGGATGGTGATCTCGCCCTCGTACGAGGTGACCACCTGCTGCCCCTCGCGGTTCTTCACCGTCACGAGGCGATCGCCGAACTCGATGATCCCCGCGACCTTCGACCGGCGGGCCGTCTGCTCGGCGATACGCGCCGCGGTGCCACCGATGTGGAAGGTGCGCAGCGTGAGCTGCGTCCCCGGCTCGCCGATGGACTGCGCGGCGATGATCCCGACCGCCTCGCCCAGGTCGACCATCTTCATGGTCGCCAGGTTGCGCCCGTAGCACATGCGGCACAGCCCGCGCTTGGCCTCGCAGGTGAGGACCGAGCGAATCTTGACGGTGTCGATCCCTGCCTCCTCGATCGCGCGCGCGGCCTCCTCGTCGATGAGCTGGCCGGCCTCGGCGAGCACCAGGTAGCGCCCCGCCTCGTCGCGCACGTGCGGATCCACGACGTCCTCGGCGGCCACGGTGCCCACGATGCGCTCCGACAGCGCCTCGATGACATCCTCGCCCTCCTTCAGCGCCGCGACCTCGAGCCCCTGGATCGTGCCGCAATCCTCCTCGGCGATCGTGACGTCCTGCGCCACGTCGACGAGACGGCGCGTGAGATAGCCGGCGTCGGCGGTCTTGAGCGCCGTGTCGGCCAGCCCCTTGCGCGCCCCGTGCGTCGAGATGAAGTACTCGAGCACCGAGAGCCCTTCACGGAAGTTCGACTTGATGGGGCTCTCGATGATCTCGCCGATGCCGCCGGTGAGCTTCTTCTGCGGCTTGGCCATGAGGCCGCGCATCCCCGCCAGCTGGCGGATCTGGTCGCGGCTGCCGCGGGAGCCGGAGTCGAACATCATGAACACCGGGTTGAAGCCCGCGTGCGACTCGCGCATCGCCTTGACCATCGCGTCGGCGACATCGGAATTCGCGTGCGTCCAGGTGTCGATGACCTTGTTGTATCGCTCACCGTTCGTGATGTTGCCCGTCTGGTAGGCGCGCTGGAAGCGCTCGACGCGCTCCTCGGCCTCCTTGAGCAGCGTCGCCTTGTCGCCCGGGATGTGCAGGTCCTCGATCCCGATCGACACGCCACCGCGGGTGGCGTTGGCGAAGCCGAACTCCTTCAGGCGGTCGAGGAACTCCACCGTCTTGGAGAGCCCCGCCTTGCGGAAGGTCTCGAAGACGAGCTCGCCGAGCGCCTTCTTCTTCATGTCGCGGTTCTGGAAGCTCACCTCGGCCGGGATGATCGCGTTGAACAGCACGCGACCGACCGTGGTGACCACCCACCGGTGCTCGCCCTCGCGGTCCACGAGGAAGCGGATCGGGGTGTGGTGCTTCACGCGCCCCATCGCCAGCGCCATCTCGGCCTCGGCCGTGCTCCCGATGGTCCGCAGCTTCGCGACCGCCTTCGGATCCTTGGCGATCTTGTCGAAGTCGGCCCCCTGCTTGGTGGCGAAGTAGCAGCCGAGCACGATGTCCTGCGACGGCTCCGAGATCGGGCGGCCATCGGAGGGCTTGAGGATGTTGTTCGAGGAGAGCATCAGGAGGCGCGCCTCCAGCTGGGCCTCGAACGACAGCGGGACGTGCACCGCCATCTGGTCGCCGTCGAAGTCGGCGTTGAACGCCGCGCAGACGAGCGGGTGGATGCGGATGGCCTTCCCTTCCACGAGCACCGGCTCGAACGCCTGGATGCCCAGGCGGTGCAGCGTCGGCGCCCGGTTGAGGAGCACCGGGTGGTCCCTGATGATCTCCTCGAGGATCTCGTAGACCTCGGGGCTCTCGCGCTCCACGATCTTCTTGGCGCGCTTGACCGTCTCGGCGATCCCCTTCTCGACGAGCTTGTGGATGATGAACGGCTTGAAGAGCTCCAGCGCCATGGCCTTCGGGAGGCCGCACTGGTGCAGCTTGAGCTCGGGTCCGACGACGATGACCGAACGCCCCGAGTAGTCGACGCGCTTGCCCAGCAGGTTCTGGCGGAAGCGCCCCTGCTTCCCCTTGAGCATGTCGGAGAGCGACTTGAGCGGGCGCTTGCCGCGGCCGCGAATCGCCTTCGAACGGCGCCCGTTGTCGAACAGGGCGTCGACCGCCTCCTGCAGCATGCGCTTCTCGTTGCGGAGGATGACCTCCGGCGCACGGTGCGTGATGAGCTTCATCAACCGGTTGTTGCGGTTGATGACGCGGCGGTACAGGTCGTTGAGGTCGGAGGTGGCGAAGCGCCCGCCGTCGAGCGGGACCAGCGGACGGAGATCGGGCGGGATCACCGGGATCACGTCCATGATCATCCACTCCGGCTTGTTGCGCACGCCGCCGGCATCGCCCGAGTTGCGGAAGGCGTCGACGATCTTGAGCCGCTTGAGCATCTGCTTCTTGCGATGCTGCGACGACTCGTCGACGACGCTGCGGCGCAGCTGCTCGGCGACCTTGTCGACGTCGATGCGCTTGAGGAGCTCGCGCACCGCCGGCGCCCCGATGTCGGCCTGGAAGAGGGTGTCACCCTCCTCCTTCGCCTTCGCCTTCAGGTCCAGGTACAGGTCCTCGTCGAGGAGCTGGTTGGCCCGGACCTCCTGGTTGCCCGGCTCGATGACGACGTAGTTCGAGTAGTAGATGACCTTCTCGAGGTCACGGAGCGTGAGGTCGAGCAGGTTCCCCATCGGCGAGGGGAGCGTCTTGAAGAACCAGATGTGCGCCACCGGGACGGCGAGCTCGATGTGTCCCATGCGCTCGCGGCGCACCTTGGACAGCGTGACCTCGACGCCGCAGCGGTCGCAGATGACCCCGCGGTAGCGGATGCGCTTGTACTTGCCGCAATGGCACTCCCAGTCCTTCACCGGGCCGAAGATGCGCTCGCAGAACAGGCCGTCCTTCTCCGGCTTGAACGAGCGGTAGTTGATCGTCTCGGGCTTGGTGACCTCGCCCCACGACCACCACTGCCGGAGCCCCTGCATCTCCTGGCGCTCGCGCTCCTTCGGGTCCTTCGGGCCGCGGATCTCCTCCGGCGACGCGATGCGGACCTGGATGTAGTCGAACGACGAGGCACGCGTCTCGCGCGCGCTGCGGAAATCGATCATGGGTTACACCTCACCTTCGGTGGTGAATCCGGCGCCGCCTGCGGCGCCGTTCCCGTTCGCCTCACCCTTCGCCCCCATCTTCACGTAGATGCCCAGCGCCTGCAGTTCCTTGACGAGGACGTTGAACGACTCGGGGGTCCCCGGCTCGGGGAGGTTCTGCCCCTTCACGATCGCCTCGTACACGCGCGACCGGCCGTTCACGTCGTCCGACTTGACCGTCAGGATCTCCTGCAGGGTGTGGGCGGCGCCGTACGCCTCCAGCGCCCACACCTCCATCTCCCCGAAGCGCTGGCCACCAAACTGCGCCTTGCCGGCCAGCGGCTGCTGGGTGACGAGCGAGTAGGGGCCGATGGAGCGCGCGTGGATCTTGTCGTCGACCAGGTGCGACAGCTTGAGCATGTAGATCTCGCCCACCGTCACCGGGAAGGCGAAGCGCTCGCCGCTGCGGCCGTCGCGCAGCTGCATCTTCCCGCCGGGGGTGATCCCCGCCAGGCGCATCAGCTCGATTGCCGCCTTCTCCACGTCGGCCTCGGACTTCTTGCCCAGCATGGCCGCCAGCGCCGGGAGCTCGAGATCCTCGAGGACCTCCTGCGCCGAGCGCCCGAGGCGCTTCTCGACCGCCCTGGCGGCCGCCTTCATCTCGGCGCGGTACTGCGGCGTCGCCGACTCGTCCTCGCAGGCCACCTGGTGGAAGGCGAGCTGGTTCTTCAGCTCCGCCTCCTCACGCTCGGCCAGCGTGCGCGCCGCGTACGCCAGGAACTCGCGCACCCGGTTGAACACGTCCTTGGTCTCGGCCGTCATCGCGCGACCACCGAGGTCGTTGATCGACGCGTCGGCCAGCAGCGCCACCTGTTCCGGCGCCGACGTGTCGGGGCGGAAGTCCCGGGTGATGTGCCGGATGTCCTCGTCGCCGATGCCCAGCGCCGTGCCCGTCAGCCCCATCGTCTCGCGGGCCCAGGACAGCCCGGCGAGCTTCAGCAGCATGCCGATCTCGCGCTCGTTGGCCCCCTGGAAGACCGGCGTCTTGGCATAGAACCCGAGGATCCGCGCCGCCCACCCCAGGTGGGTCTCGAGGATCTGCCCCACGTTCATCCGCGACGGCACGCCTAACGGGTTGAGCACGATGTCGACCGGACGCCCGTCGGGAAGGAACGGCATGTCCTCCTCGGGGACGACCCGGGCCACGATGCCCTTGTTCCCGTGGCGGCCGGCCATCTTGTCACCCACCGAGATCTTGCGCTTCTCCGCCAGGTACACCTTCACCAGCTGGATCACCCCCGGCGGGAGCTCGTCCGGCTGCAGGATGCGGTCGATGCGCTCCTCCGCCTTCTCCTCGAGGCGCGCCTTCTCCTCGTTGGCCGCGTCGATGATCTCGCGCATCCGGTCGTTGACCTTCTTGTTCTCCACCCGGAAGGTCTTGAGGTCGAGCTGGGCGAAGCGCAGGTCGCGCAGGATCTCCTTCGTCAGCACCGTCCCGGTGGCGATCCCTTCCTCCACCGTCCCTGCCTTGAGCGCCAGCGCCACCGTCTGCCCTTCGAGCAGCACCTTCAGCTCCTCGTCGCGCACCTCGTTGACGCGCACCTTCTCCTCGCCCTCGAGGCGCCGCACCTCACCGATGCGCTCCCCGCGGTCCTTCTCGACCACCTGGTCCTCGATGCGCGAGAAGATCTTCACGTCGATGACCACGCCCTCCATCCCCGGCGACACCTTCAGCGACGAGTCCTTCACGTCCTTCGCCTTCTCGCCGAAGATCGCGGTCAGGAGCTTCTCTTCCGGCGACAGCTCCGTCTCTCCCTTCGGCGTGATCTTGCCGACCAGGATGTCGCCCGGCTTCACGTGGGCGCCGATGCGCACGATGCCGCGCTCGTCGAGGTCGACCAGCGACTCCTCGGCGACGTTCGGGATCTCGCGCGTGATCTCCTCCTGCCCGCGCTTGGTGTCGCGCACGTGCAGTTCGAGCTCCTGGATGTGGATCGACGAGTACACGTCATCCTTCACCAGGCGCTCGGAGAGGACGATGGCGTCCTCGAAATTGTGCCCGTACCACGGCATGAACGCCACCAGGACGTTCGAGCCCAGCGCCAGCTGCCCCATCTCGGTCGCC
Proteins encoded in this region:
- a CDS encoding DNA-directed RNA polymerase subunit beta', with protein sequence MIDFRSARETRASSFDYIQVRIASPEEIRGPKDPKERERQEMQGLRQWWSWGEVTKPETINYRSFKPEKDGLFCERIFGPVKDWECHCGKYKRIRYRGVICDRCGVEVTLSKVRRERMGHIELAVPVAHIWFFKTLPSPMGNLLDLTLRDLEKVIYYSNYVVIEPGNQEVRANQLLDEDLYLDLKAKAKEEGDTLFQADIGAPAVRELLKRIDVDKVAEQLRRSVVDESSQHRKKQMLKRLKIVDAFRNSGDAGGVRNKPEWMIMDVIPVIPPDLRPLVPLDGGRFATSDLNDLYRRVINRNNRLMKLITHRAPEVILRNEKRMLQEAVDALFDNGRRSKAIRGRGKRPLKSLSDMLKGKQGRFRQNLLGKRVDYSGRSVIVVGPELKLHQCGLPKAMALELFKPFIIHKLVEKGIAETVKRAKKIVERESPEVYEILEEIIRDHPVLLNRAPTLHRLGIQAFEPVLVEGKAIRIHPLVCAAFNADFDGDQMAVHVPLSFEAQLEARLLMLSSNNILKPSDGRPISEPSQDIVLGCYFATKQGADFDKIAKDPKAVAKLRTIGSTAEAEMALAMGRVKHHTPIRFLVDREGEHRWVVTTVGRVLFNAIIPAEVSFQNRDMKKKALGELVFETFRKAGLSKTVEFLDRLKEFGFANATRGGVSIGIEDLHIPGDKATLLKEAEERVERFQRAYQTGNITNGERYNKVIDTWTHANSDVADAMVKAMRESHAGFNPVFMMFDSGSRGSRDQIRQLAGMRGLMAKPQKKLTGGIGEIIESPIKSNFREGLSVLEYFISTHGARKGLADTALKTADAGYLTRRLVDVAQDVTIAEEDCGTIQGLEVAALKEGEDVIEALSERIVGTVAAEDVVDPHVRDEAGRYLVLAEAGQLIDEEAARAIEEAGIDTVKIRSVLTCEAKRGLCRMCYGRNLATMKMVDLGEAVGIIAAQSIGEPGTQLTLRTFHIGGTAARIAEQTARRSKVAGIIEFGDRLVTVKNREGQQVVTSYEGEITIRASADPSAAIAARLAVPLGATLFVKDKDEVKKEQVIFTWDPYTNPILADVEGTIRFVDIVEDESVSEELDELTGLRQRVIIEDREKKLHPHIEIWQTKGGKEKRVRDFVIPVGAVLVAEDGDEIFAGDTIAKVSREAYKTRDITGGLPRVAELFEARRPKDPATISEVDGIVRFGDIKRGKREVFVTPGQPGQEAEGEAQLYEVPAGKHLRVHEGDRVRAGDRLTEGPVNPHDILRIKGPRAVQEYLLNEVQEVYRLQGVKISDKHIGVIVKQMLQKVRIVDPGDTEFLEGEHVDKQVFREQNDRAKKRKEKPATAEPLLLGITKASLTTQSFISAASFQETTRVLTDAAIRGARDDLMGLKENIIIGHLIPAGTGQYRYNDVEIEGAELPQPTPELPMTEEPLPGVFSASFADSTFSFGGNDEL